A DNA window from Solanum lycopersicum chromosome 3, SLM_r2.1 contains the following coding sequences:
- the LOC101265318 gene encoding bidirectional sugar transporter SWEET14: MTTHLAFVFGLLGNIVSFMVYLAPVPTFYKIYKKKSTEGFQSVPYVVGLFSAMLWIYYAFLKPDTTLLITINSVGCFIQTFYICFFLFYATKKAKMDTMKLLLSMNVVGLGLIIFLTQFFAKGSNRAQIVGWICLIFSFCVFVAPLGVLRQVIRTKSVEYMPFQLSFFLTLSAVMWFLYGLLRKDYNIAIPNVLGFSLGVIQMTLYLIYKNAKKVTKEVKLEVTEIVADDKELKLSEEILKDQIIDVVKLSAIVCSEIIPMVTGNELKNEINLPQLNVIINEDMMIKPKAIIEAS; this comes from the exons ATGACGACTCATTTGGCTTTTGTATTTGGCCTCCTAG gaAACATTGTCTCCTTCATGGTCTACCTTGCTCCAGT GCCAACGTTTTATAAGATTTACAAGAAGAAATCAACAGAAGGGTTCCAATCAGTTCCTTACGTCGTTGGATTATTCAGTGCCATGCTTTGGATTTACTATGCATTTCTTAAACCTGATACAACTCTTCTCATTACCATTAACTCTGTTGGATGTTTTATTCAAACTTTTTATATTTGCTTCTTCCTATTTTACGCCACAAAAAAAGCCAAG ATGGACACGATGAAACTACTTCTTTCAATGAACGTCGTTGGTTTGGGCTTAATCATTTTTCTAACTCAATTTTTCGCAAAAGGATCTAACCGTGCTCAAATTGTTGGATGGATTTgccttattttttcattttgtgtcTTCGTTGCACCTTTGGGTGTTCTC CGACAAGTTATAAGGACCAAAAGTGTGGAGTATATGCCATTTCAACTATcattttttctaacattaagtgCCGTTATGTGGTTTTTATATGGTCTTCTACGTAAAGATTACAATATTGCT atACCAAACGTGTTGGGATTTAGCCTTGGAGTGATTCAAATGACTCTTTATTTGATTTACAAGAACGCGAAAAAGGTGACGAAAGAAGTGAAATTAGAAGTAACAGAAATTGTTGCTGATGATAAAGAGCTTAAGCTTTCTGAAGAAATACTAAAAGATCAAATTATTGATGTTGTGAAGTTGAGTGCAATTGTGTGTTCAGAAATAATTCCAATGGTTACTGGTAATGAGCTGAAGAATGAAATTAATCTGCCTCAACTTAATGTGATTATTAATGAAGACATGATGATTAAGCCAAAGGCAATCATAGAGGCCTCTTAA